A genomic stretch from Fibrobacter sp. includes:
- a CDS encoding V-type ATP synthase subunit A: MSTKGKVVGIVANLVTIEVDGPVAQNEICYIDLKGTRLMAEVIKIVGKNAYVQVFESTRGLYVGCEAEFTGRMLEVTLGPGMLSKNYDGLQNDLDKMEGVFLKRGQYTFPLDEQKIWHFKPLVKEGDSVSAVDWIG; encoded by the coding sequence ATGAGTACCAAAGGGAAAGTGGTTGGTATAGTAGCCAACCTGGTCACTATTGAAGTGGACGGGCCGGTTGCTCAAAATGAAATCTGTTATATCGATCTTAAAGGAACCAGGCTGATGGCTGAAGTGATTAAGATCGTGGGAAAAAATGCATACGTTCAGGTTTTTGAAAGTACTCGTGGGCTCTACGTTGGTTGTGAAGCAGAGTTCACCGGAAGGATGCTGGAAGTGACTCTGGGGCCGGGGATGCTTTCCAAAAACTATGATGGTCTTCAGAATGATCTCGATAAGATGGAAGGGGTCTTCCTCAAACGCGGTCAATACACTTTCCCTCTGGATGAGCAGAAAATCTGGCATTTCAAACCTCTGGTCAAAGAGGGTGATTCGGTTAGTGCTGTAGACTGGATAGGAAG